Proteins encoded in a region of the Thioalbus denitrificans genome:
- the maiA gene encoding maleylacetoacetate isomerase — protein MDLYSHRDSLAASRVRIAFRLKGIPFQAHDLQTLREEWGETRMLAAGLSLDAPGPLVVMDGQRVMTQSLAAIEYLDDLYPDPPLMPADARGRARVRSLAQLVACDTQPLEEPRVQGFLAGELGLDAAARQRWREYWLQRGLMPLEHMLRDNPVTGLYCHGDSPTLADICLVPLLRMALAAGLDPGRYPTVARIHAHCIGQPAFAADD, from the coding sequence TACAGCCACCGCGACAGCCTGGCCGCCTCCCGCGTACGCATCGCCTTCCGCCTCAAGGGCATCCCCTTCCAGGCCCACGACCTGCAGACGCTGCGCGAGGAGTGGGGGGAGACCCGGATGCTCGCCGCCGGCCTGAGCCTCGACGCCCCCGGCCCCCTGGTGGTGATGGACGGGCAGCGGGTGATGACCCAGTCACTGGCGGCCATCGAGTACCTGGACGATCTCTACCCCGATCCGCCCCTGATGCCTGCCGATGCCCGCGGCCGGGCCCGGGTGCGCTCCCTGGCGCAGCTGGTGGCCTGCGACACCCAGCCGCTGGAGGAACCCCGGGTGCAGGGGTTCCTGGCCGGGGAGCTGGGTCTCGACGCGGCGGCCAGGCAGCGTTGGCGCGAATACTGGCTGCAGCGCGGACTCATGCCGCTCGAGCACATGCTGAGGGACAACCCGGTCACCGGCCTCTACTGCCACGGTGACAGTCCCACCCTGGCCGACATCTGCCTGGTTCCGCTCCTGCGCATGGCCCTGGCGGCGGGTCTGGATCCGGGCCGCTATCCCACCGTGGCGCGTATCCACGCCCACTGCATCGGCCAGCCCGCCTTCGCCGCGGACGACTGA